One part of the Archangium lipolyticum genome encodes these proteins:
- a CDS encoding choice-of-anchor D domain-containing protein, producing the protein MRTGLRVGRIIGLSLLTALLACHEPGNTRSVQALAAVDADTLDFGDVPVGQWREKQVRLRNVGYVPFHALEALGLKGDPSYEVSFEGEERVMPGEEKLVRVRFHPLSEGPQEETIHVRTDANEGREHVVSVRGQGVPLPIDISPPVLDFETLEVDSERTLRLTITNPVDLPLTVTLEGEAADAFSADTITVPPLSTREVQAKYLPRALGDMRAQVKVKACGNCTPTVAELAGRSVPSAFVFEPEPVPFEAIPVHERTQSYTRARNITWRPVTIMGLSTSDKSFTPLKAMQRQEVKPGEAVEVPLEFAARFSGPNKGTLTLGYESDKARQSEVLLDASGGRPTLAVAPAALDFGELPVGGKLGKTIRISNGGTTGNLVFRGVRGAGSAEHFSVDVPMRGKQAHPWKAGTAWPALGVDDILIAPGTDAIDLTVYFEPKTEGTWQATLVLMSDDRFTPERTIVLTGRARATGPCVYELKPWPVLDFGNVTPGRGAVLGFSFRNPGRAECAVKDIHLSNDAGGVFYMPGGKLAGGVVPYDTAFSAMIAFRPQTPGQYQGELRLTVNDPANPTVTLPLRGVSQDSCLVAAPAFVDFGPIRYDCAVGRRRTLISNQCAAPIDVRDFQIGAGTSNQYALMTPMQLPRTLAPGEGFELEFSYERNVLGQHFSPFFVFATNEPSPLLVPLLAETNHEGLQLDRFIQGTNSQLDVLFVVSNTTTMDAYQARLKAALPGWLERARQAGVDVRIGVTSTGLAARASACGGVTAGGEGGRLVPVDGSRSRAISSDSPTAAAGVQANIDDVGLCHNLVQGLETMRQALSSPLATSADDPRTPLPNDGNLGFLRSTARLAVVVVSDEDDHSGFDAESYVQFLQSIKGTGMAHRTQLYALVPTDNGCTTAGPPGPRFSTVAKRTNGEVGSICMGDYGSFLDKLLQRADRPQADFALGATPNGTAEMSVRVAGVKLPVDQWTYDPARNAVVFQPNAVPTPGQTIEVRYRSACPAPPPAP; encoded by the coding sequence ATGAGGACGGGGCTGCGAGTGGGGCGGATCATCGGGCTGTCACTGCTGACGGCGCTTCTGGCGTGTCACGAGCCGGGGAACACACGCTCGGTGCAGGCGCTGGCGGCCGTGGACGCGGACACGCTGGATTTCGGGGACGTGCCCGTTGGCCAATGGCGCGAGAAACAGGTGCGCCTGCGCAACGTGGGCTACGTGCCCTTCCATGCGCTGGAGGCGCTGGGGCTCAAGGGGGACCCCTCCTACGAGGTGTCCTTCGAGGGCGAGGAGCGGGTGATGCCCGGCGAGGAGAAGCTGGTGCGCGTGCGCTTCCACCCGCTCTCGGAGGGCCCCCAGGAAGAGACGATCCACGTGCGCACGGACGCCAACGAGGGGCGGGAGCACGTCGTGAGCGTCCGGGGCCAGGGCGTTCCGCTGCCCATCGACATCTCCCCGCCGGTGCTGGACTTCGAGACGCTGGAGGTGGACAGCGAGCGGACGCTGCGCCTCACCATCACCAACCCGGTGGACCTGCCGCTCACGGTGACGCTCGAAGGCGAGGCGGCCGATGCCTTCAGCGCGGATACGATCACCGTGCCGCCGCTCAGCACGCGTGAGGTGCAGGCGAAGTACCTGCCACGCGCGCTGGGAGACATGCGCGCGCAGGTGAAGGTCAAGGCCTGCGGCAACTGCACGCCGACAGTGGCGGAGCTGGCCGGACGCTCGGTGCCGAGCGCCTTCGTCTTCGAGCCGGAGCCGGTGCCCTTCGAGGCCATCCCCGTGCACGAGCGCACCCAGTCCTATACGCGTGCGCGCAACATCACCTGGCGGCCGGTCACCATCATGGGGCTGAGCACCAGCGACAAGTCCTTCACGCCGCTCAAGGCGATGCAGCGTCAGGAGGTGAAGCCGGGCGAGGCGGTGGAGGTGCCGCTGGAGTTCGCCGCGCGCTTCTCCGGGCCCAACAAGGGCACGCTGACGCTGGGCTACGAGTCGGACAAGGCGCGCCAGTCGGAGGTGCTCCTGGATGCGAGCGGTGGCCGGCCCACGCTGGCGGTGGCTCCGGCCGCGCTGGACTTCGGCGAGCTGCCGGTGGGCGGCAAGCTGGGGAAGACGATCCGCATCTCCAACGGCGGCACCACCGGCAACCTCGTCTTCCGGGGCGTGCGAGGCGCCGGGAGCGCGGAACACTTCTCGGTGGACGTGCCCATGCGTGGCAAGCAGGCCCATCCCTGGAAGGCGGGTACCGCCTGGCCGGCGCTGGGGGTCGACGACATCCTCATCGCCCCGGGCACGGACGCGATCGACCTGACGGTGTACTTCGAGCCCAAGACCGAGGGCACCTGGCAGGCCACGCTGGTGCTCATGTCGGATGACAGGTTCACGCCCGAGCGCACCATCGTCCTCACCGGCCGCGCCCGGGCCACCGGCCCCTGTGTCTACGAGCTCAAGCCGTGGCCGGTGCTGGACTTCGGCAACGTGACACCCGGCCGCGGTGCCGTGCTGGGCTTCTCCTTCCGCAACCCCGGCCGGGCCGAGTGCGCGGTGAAGGACATCCACCTGTCCAACGACGCCGGGGGCGTCTTCTACATGCCGGGCGGCAAGCTCGCCGGTGGCGTGGTGCCGTACGACACGGCCTTCAGCGCGATGATCGCCTTCCGGCCCCAGACGCCGGGCCAGTACCAGGGCGAGCTGCGGCTGACGGTGAACGACCCCGCCAACCCCACGGTGACACTGCCCCTCCGAGGTGTGTCGCAGGACAGCTGCCTGGTCGCCGCGCCGGCCTTCGTGGACTTCGGACCCATCCGCTACGACTGCGCGGTGGGCCGCCGGCGCACGCTCATCTCCAACCAGTGCGCCGCGCCCATCGACGTGCGTGACTTCCAGATCGGCGCGGGCACCAGCAACCAGTACGCGCTGATGACGCCCATGCAGCTGCCGCGCACGCTGGCCCCGGGCGAGGGCTTCGAGCTGGAGTTCTCCTACGAGCGCAACGTGCTCGGCCAGCACTTCAGCCCCTTCTTCGTCTTCGCGACCAACGAGCCGAGCCCGCTGCTCGTCCCGCTGCTGGCGGAGACGAACCACGAGGGCCTCCAGCTCGACCGCTTCATCCAGGGCACCAACAGCCAGCTGGACGTCCTCTTCGTGGTGTCCAACACCACCACCATGGACGCCTACCAGGCGCGGCTGAAGGCGGCCCTCCCCGGCTGGCTGGAGCGCGCGCGGCAGGCCGGCGTGGACGTGCGCATCGGCGTCACCAGCACGGGTCTGGCGGCCCGGGCGTCCGCGTGCGGCGGTGTGACGGCGGGCGGTGAGGGCGGCCGGCTCGTCCCGGTGGACGGCAGCCGCTCCCGCGCCATCTCCAGCGACTCGCCCACGGCGGCGGCGGGCGTGCAGGCCAACATCGACGACGTGGGGCTGTGCCACAACCTGGTGCAGGGCCTGGAGACGATGCGCCAGGCGCTCTCCTCGCCCCTGGCCACCAGCGCGGATGATCCGCGCACCCCGCTGCCCAACGACGGCAACCTGGGCTTCCTGCGCTCCACGGCCCGGCTCGCGGTGGTGGTGGTGTCCGACGAGGACGACCACTCGGGCTTCGACGCGGAGAGCTACGTGCAGTTCCTCCAGTCCATCAAGGGCACCGGCATGGCGCACCGCACCCAGCTCTACGCGCTCGTGCCCACGGACAACGGCTGCACCACCGCGGGCCCCCCGGGACCGCGCTTCTCCACCGTGGCGAAGCGCACCAACGGCGAGGTGGGCTCCATCTGCATGGGCGACTACGGCTCCTTCCTGGACAAGCTCCTGCAGCGCGCCGACAGGCCGCAGGCGGACTTCGCCCTCGGCGCCACGCCCAATGGCACGGCGGAGATGTCCGTGCGCGTCGCGGGGGTGAAGCTCCCGGTGGACCAGTGGACCTATGACCCCGCCCGCAACGCGGTCGTCTTCCAGCCCAACGCGGTGCCCACGCCAGGTCAGACCATCGAGGTCCGCTACCGCAGCGCCTGCCCGGCTCCTCCACCCGCCCCCTGA
- a CDS encoding alpha/beta fold hydrolase, with translation MSSSFESSTVDAHGLGLHVRQRGAGGSPAVVLLHGLLDHSHSFDFVTEHLPDSWHLVLFDFRGMGRSGHLPRSANYQFADYLVDVEAVLRGTGLEAAHLVGHSLGGIVATAYAAARPSRVLSLSLIESLGPSGGPPENALARLRGFLEDLERTPNRKRYPSVEDAAARLREGTALPEHLALHMARHGTEPVDGGVAFTFDPSHRRRFGFGYDDAQWLALSSAVTCPVRLILGSEGYGFDDERARARLAALRHAQPPLVLPGGHHVHLEQPEAVARALRELIQPAR, from the coding sequence TTGTCCTCCTCTTTCGAGTCGTCGACGGTCGATGCCCACGGGCTCGGCCTCCACGTACGCCAGCGCGGTGCCGGCGGCTCACCCGCCGTCGTCCTCCTGCACGGCTTGCTGGACCACTCCCACAGCTTCGACTTCGTCACCGAGCACCTGCCGGACTCCTGGCACCTGGTGCTGTTCGACTTCCGAGGCATGGGTCGGAGTGGACACCTGCCCCGAAGCGCCAACTACCAGTTCGCCGACTACCTGGTGGACGTGGAGGCGGTGCTGCGCGGTACCGGCCTGGAAGCGGCGCACCTCGTCGGCCATTCGCTGGGCGGCATCGTCGCCACGGCGTACGCGGCCGCACGCCCCTCGCGCGTCCTCAGTCTGAGCCTCATCGAGAGCCTCGGCCCCTCGGGTGGCCCTCCCGAGAACGCGCTCGCGCGCCTGCGCGGCTTCCTCGAGGACCTGGAGCGCACGCCCAACCGCAAGCGCTATCCCAGCGTGGAGGACGCCGCCGCGCGCCTGCGGGAGGGCACCGCCCTTCCCGAGCACCTCGCGCTCCACATGGCCCGCCACGGCACCGAGCCCGTCGACGGCGGCGTCGCCTTCACCTTCGATCCCTCCCACCGCCGCCGCTTCGGCTTCGGCTACGACGACGCCCAGTGGCTCGCCCTCTCCTCCGCCGTCACCTGCCCGGTGCGGTTGATCCTCGGCAGCGAGGGCTACGGCTTCGATGACGAGCGGGCCCGGGCGCGGCTCGCCGCCCTGCGCCACGCTCAGCCGCCCCTCGTCCTCCCCGGAGGCCACCACGTGCACCTGGAGCAGCCGGAGGCCGTGGCCCGCGCGCTCCGGGAGCTCATCCAGCCCGCCCGCTAG